CTAAAAAAGGCCAATTAAAGGGCTACTTATACGTAATTATTGGTGGGCAAAAACGCGCTAACGCAGAACAAAACTTAGTGATTAATAGCCATTTTAAAAACAGTTTAGCCATTATTTTAGGCGTGTTGCTGTTTGCGGTTTTTACCGGATTTATTGTTATCAGAGCGATTGTAAAGCCACTCAGTGAATTGGCAAAAAACAGTAAAAACTATATTAATAATGACTTCAATAATTCGGAATTTACCAAAAGTCACAACCATACTGCTTCTGAAATACGTGATCTGGAAAACAGTTTTAAATCCGCAGCACAACATATTAATTTGCAGTTAAGGCAAATAAAAACGACTGAGCAACAGCGGCGAGAATTACTTTCTCATGTATCTCATGATTTACGCACCCCGCTAACGGCATTAAATGGCTATTTAGAAACTTGGCTAATAAGCCCTGAAACAAACAAGTCAGATGTGCTTATCGAAAATGCCCTACGCAACGCTCAACAGCTCAATACGCTAGTAGAACAGTTATTTGAGCTCGCATTGCTCGAAACAGGCCAAATTAGTTTCACTCCAGAAACCTTCAACATTTGTGAACTGGCGCATGACATTACCCAGCGTTTGAAAAACCAAGCAAACCAGAAAAATATAGATTTAAAGTTTGTACCAGAAAGTGAAAGTTTGCCTTTAGTGGTCGCCGATATAGCCAAGTTGGAGCGCATATTAGTCAATTTAATTGATAACGCCTTGCGGCACACACCTGCTAATGGTCAGGTAGTGTTAGCGCTCTACAAACATTCAAATTCGGTGGGAGTTAGCGTTGAAGATACGGGCAAAGGGATCCCTAATCATGAACTAGCCAGTATTTTTGACCGATCTTTTCAAGCGAGTAATTCCAGTAAAACACAACTCAATGTTGGCTTGGGATTAACTATCGTTAAGCACTTGTTGAACCTTCATCACACCGAAATAAACGTGAGCAGCCAACAAGGTACAGGAAGTCAATTTAGTTTTGTTTTACCAAGTGCAACATGAAATCGCTATTAAACAATTTCTTCTGCTTAAAAAGCGTCGATTGCTGAAGTTAACCTTGTAATCGTTTGAAACAAAAGCACTTTATGTGGCAAGGTTTTGCTAATTACAACAATTACCAACAAGCTTTCAATAGTTGCTAGCATGGTATACAGTGTCGTCGTAATTAGCTAAAGGAACGTTATTTTAACTCCCTACTGTAAAGAATATTTGAAATGTTAATGTCAAACAAAACGGTCATTATTACCGGAGCCAATTCAGGTATAGGTAAAGAGTCAACAATTGCACTGTCTAAAATGGGAGCTCATGTTGTTTTAGCCTGTCGAGATACCGCTTTTGGAAAAGAGCAACACGCCAATGAGGTTATCGCAGACATAAAAAAACAGCTACCTAATGCGAGTTTGTCATTTATTCCGTTAGATCTCGCTTGCTTTGATTCTATCCGTAATTTTGTTATCCGTTTTAATCAACAACATTCACAACTTGACGTTTTACTAAACAATGCCGGCGTTGTTAGCCTAGAAAAAAGACAAACTCGCGATGGTTTTGAACTCACTATGGCTACTAATCACTTGGGGCCGTTTTTATTAACTAATTTATTGCTTCCTGTACTAATCAATACGCCAAAATCTCGTATTGTTAATGTGTCATCTAAAGCTCACGCCAAAGGTAAAATTACTTTTTCAGAAAATAGGATTAAAACGCGACGCCCTTATATGGGGTTAGCCACCTATGCTGATTCAAAGTTAGCTAATATTTATTTTACCCAAGAGTTAGCCGAACGACTAAAAGGCACAGATACAACTGTTAATGCATTACACCCAGGTGGTGTTGCCAGTAATATTTGGCCTGACTCAAATGGCATAATCGGTATCATTCGACGACATATTGTTAAAAAGCTTAAAACACCCGCACAAGGTGCACAAACTTCTATTTACTTGTGTTCATCGCCAGATGTGGAACAGGTGTCAGGTAAGTATTTTTATAAAAAGAAATTAAAACAAACTTGTGCACGAGCAAAAGATAAAGCCACTCAGCATAAACTTTGGCAAGTTTCTGCTGAATGTACCCAGCTCAATAATGAAGAATTAAAACAACCAAGCTAAGAAAGTGATTAAGTAATAAATCGGAACTAACAATAGCCCTATCAGTAATGCATTAAACAGCCACTTTACTGGATAATATAATTTAGGATTATCTTCTTTCAGACGCTTTGAACGGGCTAAGAAAGGCGTGACTTTTCTGAACAATAAATTAAATAAGCCCGCTTGATCACCCGGTAAATTTGGCACTAATAATAAGCTAGCGATTTTCTTGTAACACCAGTTTACACCTTTACCAATTGGCCCCATAGGACGTTCAATGTCGCACATTAAAATCAAACGCTTATCATCGGTATTGTTTTCTACATAATGAAGAAAGGTTTCATCAAACATAAAGTGCTTACCGTCTCGCCATGATTGCTTTTCACCATCGACACTAATAAAACACTCATCACTATTCGGGGTGTTTAACCCTAAGTGATATCGCAATGAACAAGCTAATGGATCTGAATGACGAGTCAGTTGGGATTTAGCCGGTAACAAGGTAAACATAGCGCCGTTGACTGACGGAATTTGTTCTAGCAAAGCCACCGTTTGTGGGCAGTATTCGCGGGCTGAATTTAACGTGGTGCCATACCAGCTACAATAGAATTTACTCCAACCATATTTGTAAAATGTTCTAAAGCCAACGTCGTAAAAACTGTTATTGTTTTTATCTGTTGTTTTTGAAAAATAACCTGCGTCCATTAGTGCATTAGCTTCTTGCGCAATTACCTGCCAGTTTTGTTGTAAAAGCGCTAAATTTTCAAATGAATCAGTGCTGACGTAGTTTTTCTTGGCCCACTTTTTAGTTGATAAATACAACATAACATTAAGAGGAGCAAAAATCGGCCAGCCTTTTCGTAAATATTCGGTTAAGCTGCCAAACCTCGCCTCGCCTCGAAATTTATAAACGTACATAACGGATAACAAAGAAAATCCCAACACCAATAAAACAACATATGTACTTAACAACTTATAAACTCCGAAAATAATATTATTTAAACAATATCAAAAAAAACAGGTCGTTAATAGATTACATAATAAGCAAAATGTTTATTTATCGTTATTTTTATAACAAACATCTTAAAAAAGTAGACAAAGTTGGGGGTTGTATGTGTGCTATATCTATTGATGATCTGAAATGGCGGAAATTGAGCTAGAGTTCAGTTAAGAAAGTTAGTGATATTTTTGCGGGATATAAAAACAAGAAAGCCTTGATTAACAAGGCCTTCGTATGATGGAGATAAGATAAGTCACTATTGATTGATTAATAAAATCAATAACTTAACTAAGTCCGACTATTCCCATTCTATGGTGGCAGGTGGTTTACCAGAAATATCGTATACCACTCGTGATATACCATCAATTTCATTAATAATGCGGTTAGAAACTAAACCTAAGAAATCATAAGGTAAATGCGCCCAATGCGCTGTCATAAAGTCGATGGTTTCAACTGCTCGTAAACTAACGACCCAATCATATTTACGGCCATCGCCCATCACTCCAACAGAGCGAACAGGTAAAAATACAGTGAATGCTTGGCTAACTTTATTGTATAAATCATGGTTATATAATTCTTCAATAAAGATGGCATCAGCGCGGCGTAATAAGTCTGCGTACTCTTTTTTCACTTCGCCTAAAATACGTACACCTAAGCCAGGGCCAGGGAATGGATGACGATAAAGCATGTCGTAAGGTAAGCCTAGCTCTAAGCCAATTTTACGAACTTCATCTTTAAACAATTCACGTAAAGGCTCAACTAAGCCTAATTCCATATCTTCTGGTAAACCGCCAACATTATGGTGCGATTTAATCACGTGAGCCTTACCAGTTTTTGACGCAGCAGATTCGATGACATCTGGATAAATAGTGCCTTGTGCTAACCATTTAGCGTTAGATAATTTACCGGCTTCTTCATCAAAAACTTCAACAAACACGTTACCGATAATTTTGCGTTTTTTCTCTGGATCCGCTTCACCTTGTAAGCGGTCTAAAAAGCGCTTTTCTGCGTTGACATGAACAATGTTAAGGCCAAAGTGATCGCCAAACATATCCATGACTTGTTGGCCTTCGTTTAAACGCAATAAACCGTTATCTACAAAAACACAAGTTAACTTATCACCGATAGCTCTGTGTAGCAGCATAGCGACAACACTTGAGTCAACGCCACCTGATAAACCTAAAACTACCTCATCATCACCTACCTGTGCTTTCATTTTTGCGATGGCATCTTCAATGATTGAAGCTGATGTCCAAAGTTTTTCACAAGCACAAATACCACATACAAAGTTTTCTAAAATACGTAAACCTTGTTTAGTGTGTGTCACTTCTGGGTGAAATTGCACACCATAAAAACGCTTGTCTTCATTTGCCATCACAGCAAATGGGCAGCTATCAGTTTTGGCAACGGTATTAAAGTCACTTGGGATAGCCGTCACTTTATCACCATGACTCATCCAAACATCAAGTAAGGCGTTGCCATCTTCGGCAATAGAGTCTTCAATGTTTTTCAGTAGTGC
This genomic window from Saccharobesus litoralis contains:
- a CDS encoding sensor histidine kinase; translated protein: MHKTLTGQLIIVFSLLFTVMAVGLYHWYLYTSQHYSAEVRQQLHSELAKHIVDDDSNLSQGIIDKKSLKSAFHTQMLLGPEWEFYALSPNGTVLAYSAPDNSVKLDQVSLNPIHDYLSGDNFPIYGQDPRNPERNNVFSVSEVYTKKGQLKGYLYVIIGGQKRANAEQNLVINSHFKNSLAIILGVLLFAVFTGFIVIRAIVKPLSELAKNSKNYINNDFNNSEFTKSHNHTASEIRDLENSFKSAAQHINLQLRQIKTTEQQRRELLSHVSHDLRTPLTALNGYLETWLISPETNKSDVLIENALRNAQQLNTLVEQLFELALLETGQISFTPETFNICELAHDITQRLKNQANQKNIDLKFVPESESLPLVVADIAKLERILVNLIDNALRHTPANGQVVLALYKHSNSVGVSVEDTGKGIPNHELASIFDRSFQASNSSKTQLNVGLGLTIVKHLLNLHHTEINVSSQQGTGSQFSFVLPSAT
- a CDS encoding SDR family oxidoreductase, translating into MSNKTVIITGANSGIGKESTIALSKMGAHVVLACRDTAFGKEQHANEVIADIKKQLPNASLSFIPLDLACFDSIRNFVIRFNQQHSQLDVLLNNAGVVSLEKRQTRDGFELTMATNHLGPFLLTNLLLPVLINTPKSRIVNVSSKAHAKGKITFSENRIKTRRPYMGLATYADSKLANIYFTQELAERLKGTDTTVNALHPGGVASNIWPDSNGIIGIIRRHIVKKLKTPAQGAQTSIYLCSSPDVEQVSGKYFYKKKLKQTCARAKDKATQHKLWQVSAECTQLNNEELKQPS
- a CDS encoding aspartyl/asparaginyl beta-hydroxylase domain-containing protein, producing MYVYKFRGEARFGSLTEYLRKGWPIFAPLNVMLYLSTKKWAKKNYVSTDSFENLALLQQNWQVIAQEANALMDAGYFSKTTDKNNNSFYDVGFRTFYKYGWSKFYCSWYGTTLNSAREYCPQTVALLEQIPSVNGAMFTLLPAKSQLTRHSDPLACSLRYHLGLNTPNSDECFISVDGEKQSWRDGKHFMFDETFLHYVENNTDDKRLILMCDIERPMGPIGKGVNWCYKKIASLLLVPNLPGDQAGLFNLLFRKVTPFLARSKRLKEDNPKLYYPVKWLFNALLIGLLLVPIYYLITFLAWLF
- the guaA gene encoding glutamine-hydrolyzing GMP synthase — encoded protein: MSQDIHSQKILILDFGSQYTQLIARRVREIGVYCELWAWDVTEEQIKEFAPQGIILAGGPESVTEDNSPRAPEYVFNAGVPVLGICYGMQTMSHQLGGAVEVSSEREFGYAQVEVIAQSALLKNIEDSIAEDGNALLDVWMSHGDKVTAIPSDFNTVAKTDSCPFAVMANEDKRFYGVQFHPEVTHTKQGLRILENFVCGICACEKLWTSASIIEDAIAKMKAQVGDDEVVLGLSGGVDSSVVAMLLHRAIGDKLTCVFVDNGLLRLNEGQQVMDMFGDHFGLNIVHVNAEKRFLDRLQGEADPEKKRKIIGNVFVEVFDEEAGKLSNAKWLAQGTIYPDVIESAASKTGKAHVIKSHHNVGGLPEDMELGLVEPLRELFKDEVRKIGLELGLPYDMLYRHPFPGPGLGVRILGEVKKEYADLLRRADAIFIEELYNHDLYNKVSQAFTVFLPVRSVGVMGDGRKYDWVVSLRAVETIDFMTAHWAHLPYDFLGLVSNRIINEIDGISRVVYDISGKPPATIEWE